The Montipora foliosa isolate CH-2021 chromosome 1, ASM3666993v2, whole genome shotgun sequence DNA segment AAGTTATGGTGGATAATACCACCACAGAAGCTACGCTGAATAAAATGGGTACATGTCACTCCCCCAAACGTAATACTCTCACCAAGGTCATATGGGAATGGTGTATTATTCACAACATGTGGCTTACAATGGCCCGCATACCCGGCCAGGAGAACATTGAGGCAGACAGAGAGTCACGGACATTTAGGAGGTGTACAGAATGGTGTCTAAACAAAGAGTCTTTTAAACGTGCCTGCAATCAACTCAATGTTACCCCAAATATAGACCTTTTTGCATCTAGAATAAATTTCCAGCTCACACCTTATGTTGCATACCGGGCAGACCCGGAAGCATTTGCCATCAACGCATTCTATATGTCATGGGAACCTTATTTATTCTATGCGTTCCCACCATTTAGCTTAATAACGAGAGTACTTCAGAAGATCCAAGAGGAAGGGGCAACAGGTCTTCCTCTAGTGCCCAAATGGCCGACCCAACCATGGTGGCCAAAAATGGTTCAGATGCTAATCCAGCCACCAGTTCAGTTTCCCAAAGACAGAATGACATTATTTCTACCCAGCGAACCAAAGGAGCTCCATCCGCTACACAAGAAGCTCACATTGATTCTATGTCATCTTTTTTTGGTTAGTgctttgtataatatctctccattgccgtcatgctcgtcttctggactGTGgtatttgtgaaatttaatccctggttgtttccacgcaggtccgcacgaTTCAAggggacgaggacgaaaatactgctctatttgcacgaaagtaaaggaaaagaacttcaaaaacatgcattcattttgaacttaactTCGTAGGgtagtaaaaacattttttttttaaaaagtaccATTAAATTTAAGCAACGATCCGTCCTCGAGTTTTCTAAACTTTCAGCccctactcgatcagcagctaccttttccagagcgtTTCTATCCTCctgctcacttctctttaacgttttatgatgattcggaaataaatgtgccattcttttgccggcctggaattttttctcCGGCGTTTtttcgccatgttattttaactaatgtttgaaaaatatttatgaaagtcaagtagactagtgcacgactgataaaacaaggagaatatcagtcgtgcagtaatctacttgactttcataaatattttttatcaattttgactgatcgcgatcttctctgatccaacgctgtgcaataCTTATCCTCCACGGTTTCttcaaaggttttaaaacctcaatttcactaatgctcgaagtaatgcgtgacatctTGCAGTTGCGTCagctgcgcagtaacgttgcgcacaaacaattagcgcgaacgtccttaagtggtCTATTCTAATTGGACGTCAAGGGATCGGGTTTGCAATTGGCCAGTAAGATCAGAATCCAGTTTAacgataaaaaacacaacaacaatggACAAGAGAACTTTGCGAAAACGAGCAAATTAAAGGAGAACGTTGAGTGACTGCGTGACGGCCatctctgttttgtttcgtttttattgTATTGCGGAGAGAGTTTTtgcgaagtaaacattaaaatgtggttttttgaaatgtggagctcagcgagtcttcagtgtctctgggGGTTAACGCTCCAACTCTTGGGCTCCTGTTAGCGTATATTCCCTACacaaactccaatttcagccggaaattctcttaatttcaaaaacaaactccaaattagaaaaaaaagaaaccctgAAGATGTCCCTTAaaggaaagtacggtctagaaaaggTGTCTCAAAATTACTAAAAtttttccccaggaattcgaaaaataattgctgttttgtccagttccattgaaaaatgtgacaagagcactttgaagttgcctctttcgtgacttggaaaGCGCCATCTTGCATATGACGTgtcaatagtcaacaaacgtgtttGTTACCAAGTTCTTCGTTCCCCGATCACTTactcaatgttgtgtgacctttctgctccgagaaattcaaatgtaagatgaattATGGTAAGCGGTCTTTCGGTTCAATAGCTAGTAAGCcaagtaggccataagtgcgacagaaatTCAAGTCACTTAACAATCTCGAACCCAGAGGCCGCGATCCTTTTGGTCAGGGTTAGGGGATCGGGACCTCTGGCCAGATGGGATTTAGAGTCCGCAAATCGCGGACTTCCGGTTACATTGCGCAGAATCGAAGGTAGATCCCAAGATGCCGAGATGCCAAGATGTCGTCCAAGTTGGGAAGTGACACATTTCTGGAAGGCGTAAAATACGGATTAGAAAAAGTTGGAAAAGCAAATATTACGCTCAAACAGAAACAAGAAGAGATCCTGAAAATAATCGCTTTGAAGCAAAAAGATGTTCTAGCCGTTCTCCCAACTGGTTACTGAAAGTCGTTAATATATCAAATAATTCCACCTTTGATGAATTATCTGGATTCTGGCGAGAGACCAACCCAAACGAAGTCTATTGTCTTAGTGGTGTCACCGCTCAATGCCTTGATAAGGGATCAGGTAACGAAGTTAAAGCAGAGTGGACTGAAAGCGTGTATTTTGAAAGGTGATCGCGtggaaggagaagaagatgaaagaaaagaagaacaagaaggaTTGGCATTCAGTGCAATAGAAAACCTGAAGGagtttcagttaattttttctcaTCCGGAAGCCCTTGTAGGCAATAAAAATGTCATTAAGCTCCTGAAGACGGCAGGGTTTAAAAATCGTATCAAAGCCATCGTTGTGGATGAAGCACATCTCGTTGTTGACTGGTGAGTGCTACATGCTGTGGTTTATTTTTTATCTCAGGTACTTTTATATATactaatgatcaatggtagcagaATGATCACACTCATCTGGCAATAacgcctgatgagtgtggtcattcttcgaccatacgaaacagcgttgtagcaataaaacgatgaactgaaattttgctaccattgatcattattatataatttattatatataataatgatcaatggtagcaaaatttcagttcatcgttttattttgctacaacgctgtttatgtatatatatatatataatatatatatatatatacataaattgaaagattaaagaggacgcatcgattctctgttactctgagtttcgcgcctaagcgctcgtcagacaggaCTTTTCTGACGAgtgcttaggcgcgaaactcagagtaacagagaatcaaTGCGTCCTCTTCAATCTTTCAacttatgtatacttagctctgctaccacagcattgagcactttacgccaaggttgactcgacctccacatttatatatataattatatatatatatatatatactgggTTCTACCTTTACATATCGAGCACTGTGCTACGGAAGAGTCCAAACACAAATTTTTTATGTATCGATATAAGGTTATGATGTTGCAGGTCAATTTTCTAACCTTGTTTGATTCCCAATTTCCTTTGTCTCCTAgccttaattattcatgaattagggctaggaaaaaaaggaaattgagaATCAACATAGGTTAAAAAATTTTTaccctgaaatcaaatttgaccTGCAACAAACAATTATCTGCCCCAGGTGCTGATTAATGCCTTATTAGCAATGTGGGCATGATTTAGCCTACATGTATACTGCTTGGTTTTAAGCAGTTGTAATAATTATGcagaatttttgcaataaagaaTAAAACCTGTTTGGATTATTCTAAAATGTTTCATTGTGTGGTTCTAGAAAATAACACTACCAACCCCTGAACTTAATGgagagaaataattttccaaggGTTAGGCAGAAGGGCTATACCTATTCCTGTGTTTCAAATGAAACCTAGAGGCAGAGGGGAATAAAGATGTTTTCTTGAAAAACACATTACCAGTGTATTCAAAGGTATCCATTCTGAAGATATCCTAAAAAGTTATGGCTTATTAAGAGACATGTATGGGTAATTTTTTTAGGAATGATTTTAGACCATCCTATGGGAAGTTGGCAACAATAGGAAGCATTCTTCCACAAGTACCATTGCTTGGTCTCACAGCCACGGCTACCAAAaagaccagaactgacatcatTGAGTCCCTGGGCATGGTTAATCCTGTTGAAATCCTTGGAAACCCTGACCGACCAAATATTTGTTTCTCATCATCCTCTAGACCAGACAGAGGAGAGGATAAACTAAATGAAATATTGGTCCCCTTGGTGGAAAGCTTAAAGAAGGAGAGAACAAAGTTTCCATTTACTGTTGTTTTTGGCACATTAGAGACCATTTCATCGTGTTATAGCTTTTTCAGCCAAGCAATGGGGAAAGAGCAGTATGAACCTATAGGTGCCCCGTCCAAGGCCGAGAACaggttatttacacaatttcaCGCCCAATACCCCGttcaagaaaaggaaagaataaTTGATAGCCTTACCTTGGGAAAATCTAAACTCAGGGTTGTCTTTGCAACAGTCGCATTTGGTGTTGGTCTGGACTTAAAAGATATTAGACAAATAATTCATATAGGGCTGCCATGTACAATGGAAGAGTACTTTCAGGAGGCGGGTAGGGCTGGTAGAGATGGTCTTCCTTCTAAAGCTCACATCTACTACAATTCATATGATACATCAAAGGCAAGAAAACATTTGTCTTCAGTAATGAGAGATTATGTGCAATCAAAGAAGTGTAAAAGGGAAATTATTATGGGGTATTTTGGGTTTTCCCCTCTGCCACTTGACACAGCTCATGCATGTTGTGATTATCACGAGAAACTTTGTAGCTGTGATGACTGTGTGCTCTCTGGTGTTGCATCTTTGATGGCTCCCGCCTTGACAGATCAAGCCCCTCCATTATCTAATGACGAGGTTTATCCTTATCCCAAACTAAATATGGAGCAAATAGCCAAACTGAATGAAGAACTTGTTAAATTTAGACTCTCATTACCTGGACATGGTAGGACAACAATAGGGAGTACAAGCCTAAGCAGTGGTGTTACTATAAAGTTAATTCGTGAAGTGGCTGAAAATGCACATACATTCTCTTCAGCAGAAGACATTGAAAAAAGACTTCCTTTCTTTAGCCAAAGTCATGCCATTTCAGTATGGAATATTGTTAAACAATTCCTTCAGAaagtagcctgcgtggcaggccgtaGAAAGGAGCGCCGGTGTGTaaggagggagggaggagggaCGGCCTGCAAGGACGCTATTGTTTTCTCGGTTTTTTTCGTCCACCAGATGAACGTAAAAATCCTGATTGGTCAGATTTTATGAATTACTCAATCCgtcgttctgattggttagcgACCTGTCATGCAAGGGCATCGGTCTTCTCAATTCAATATTCACCATGGCGGATCGGTTTGAACTGTTGCTGAAGGAAACGATGCGATCTTTGGAAGAAAATGGAATCAAATTCATGCTAAAAGCAGAGCAAAAGACGGCGATCAGACATTTGTTTGAGAAAAAGGATCTTTTAGCCGTTTTACCAACAGGCTATGGAAAGAGTCTAATTTTTCAGCTTCTTGTGTTGCTCGCGAAAAGAGCAGGAAATTATGCTTCTTTGTTAGTCATAACGCCTCTTGTCAGTATCATTAACGACCAGGTTATGGAAGTCGAAGCCATGAATTTGACTGCTTGTAATTTGGCTCAAAAGCTAGGTAATTTGGAAGACATCGAAGGAGGGAATTTTAATGTTGTCTATGCATCAGCGGAAAGTGTCACAGATAAGCGATTTCTTCAATCACTGAAGAAGAACACTACTTTCAGTAGCAGTTTAGTGGCTTGTGTTGTGGATGAGTCGCATACAGTTGAAACATGGACCGGTTTAAGGTGAGGGATTGTATATTTTAATATACAAACGACATATCCAAATCGTCAATGTTGCATTTAGACAACACATTGCAATGAACTGCTCTAAAAAAATCGCCGGTTTTTCCGCGGTCGTCAAATTGTAGAGATTTTTTGCTCTTCACATTGGACGCTTCCATtactttttcgtttctttttgtttcaggAGAATTAGTTCAGGAGAATTAGTTCTTACGCTTTTTCGATTAGGAGGACTGCTGCGTGCTGCAGGCGACAAAACGTCGAGTAACTTTCTCTTTGCACCTTCGGAATTCTCCTTGTTTTCTTCTCTCTTCAGCGCTAAACCTGTAGTTATGAATGGGAAAAGTTCACACAAGTTTTTGATCTTCCGATGACAGGCATTGCAGGCCACTTGCGACTCGTTGTGAGAAGCAATCACTGTTATCCCAACGTTCTTCAGAGATCCGCTCAAAACAACTCCGAATATTTCTTTTCTCGCAAACGGTTTAAATATATTTACACACGATTTTGCCACACAGTTCCCATATGTCACCTTCAGATTCGCCTGGCAAACTCTACAAACATCGTtacaattgttttcttttttgagccGGCCTCTTTTCCCTTTTTCCATCCTCCAAAGATAttcaaattatttcattttctcgcgcaaaaaatgaaaacaacacaTACGGAAACCGGAAACAGGTACAGAATTTGCTGCCAAAAAAGCGGCGTGATTCTGATTGGATAATTATGACAGCCAGACATTCCACAGTTGAGTGggttttgcatatttaattagGGGGCGGaatgaagaaaacaatagcgtcCTTGCAGGCCGTCCCTCTTCCCTCCCTCCCTACACTCCGGCGCTCCTTTCtacggcctgccacgcaggctattCAGAAAGTGTGAAAAACAAAGTCTCAAGTTGTATCATTGGTGTAAATAATCAGATAGCTGAGTTTGTCATTACATGAGTCGATTTCCCATGCTGTTTTGTTTAAAGCATGGCTTCTATCTGTTGTGGTTATACCCGGTAATGAAAATGTACTGACAATTTAATTCGCAGGCAGGTTATAATATTATGACGAGTGAATTGTGCAATCTAATTAACTTTGTGTAAGTTGAAGCTTATCTCTTCAGTTAAGAGAAGTGCATGAGTCCATTATTGTTTTGTACTTCTTATCACAGCTTCATGTGTTTGTGCACTTCTTTATTAGAAATAAAAGAGTGGTCATGATACTGATCAAGCAAAGTTACCAAATATGATTTGCCTTTCATTTCCCACCATgacactaccatagttcttgTGAAAGTAACCCTTTCATTTGTTTGACAATGACACATTTATTAACCTTCTTTTCTATTGTACTGTAGCAAAACCGTTTTTTTGCACAGTGATTGCAAGACAATGACTACCTTTGGTAAGCATTTTTGACACAGGATTATGGATTCCAAAGGAAGACCTAAGGTTTTTACAATGGTTTGAGGTGAAATCTTTTTGTGAAATCTTATCCTTAGAAAAGAATTACAATAACTGGGCAAACAAATGGTATCGAATGGGTGCTTTTGTCTGGTTTCATGGACTCTGCTAGCCAATTATCACAAATTCAACTGTTGATCGAACAAGGGAAATATATTATTTCCAGTGTAGCTAAAGGAGACCAGACCTACATTTGTTTGCTTTTATGAACAAGCATAAACCAgttataaatttaaaaaaatagaaacttCACTGTGATTGTCTTAAACCAGCAATAACTTCTTTCTTTCAGTGAGCATCCAATTTTTTAGTAGTCCGTTGATTGCCAAGCTAACCGAAAGTCAGACACATTGTACTTTCTGTTTGTTGCATACTAATAGCCAAAGCATTGTCACATTTATATCATATGACTATTAACTCAGAAGGGCCATGATTGTCCTTATGAAATAACTGAGGCGAAGCACTTTGATACATTAATCATCTCAATCATCTTCTTCTGGTGTGTTTTCATCTCCATCACTCAATTCATTCTCCTCAGCATTGTCTTCCTCATTGCAGTCATGGATACCAGAAAAAAGCTTGCGCTTGTGGTTTGTCAGCCAGGTGTTAAGCAGTGCTACATCCAACTGGTCTAGAGGACTCTTTGTTACAGTTGGAAATGAATGAAGTGTTCTACCTCTTTGGTAATGAAAAGGTTTAGCCTGTTGCAAAATAGCCAACATTGCCTTGACATCTTCGGTGGTACAAGCATGAGTGTGCTTGGTTGACTCTGGGTGTATGCCACACTCGTCGTCATACTGGGTGCAACATTCTTTAAGGCCATATGCTGCAGCAGAACATCTTTGGACAGCTTTCAGTGTTTTGTTTCCACACAGTCCCCTGAGAGAGACCTTGTTGTCTCCAACTAGGTGTTCCATCTTTAAGTCATTTGCATAATTGGATCCTTCTCCCCCCTTTGGATTTACAAACTGGCCATGTAACACTCGATGGGCAATCTTCTCTGTGTACAAACCCTTGACACAAGTTATAAATCGCATAGCCTCGAAGGCGTATTTTTTCCCCCTTGGCCTACTTCTAAAATACAGCAGAAGCATCTTCCAGTTAATAAGACTGCGGTCTCCATCTCCCTCAGCCTCTGTATCATTAAGCTGCATTAGCATCATTCCCAGTTGAATTACTTGCAACCCATAATTGAGATAGCAATCTTCTTCACTACCAGGAGGGATGTCAGAAATGTTGCTATTGAGGTTGCTATTGGATGTCTGTGATGTTTCTGCAGTTTCCATTGTTGGAGACTTGTACACTGCGAGGAGATCTGTGGGCCAAAACACAACATTGCCAGGTGCAAGCTTACCATAGGCACATTCCTCAATAGATGCTACAAAGACAGGAACATGCTTCTCTGGCACAGAAATATGGGCATCAACTTCAATAACTTTTCCAACTGCTAGAACTTTGTAATCTTCAGATTTTTGCAGCAAAATGACAACAGAACCTGCAGAATAATGACCATAAAAATATGACTTTTGCTTGATATCTAAAGAAGGTTGCTAATAATATAATAacataaaaaaattacttgattcTGTTTGCTGTTTGGCTGAGAACAGTGCAGTTCAattgtaacacagtgcaaaaagtgtaataccagtgcaaattacacatggaaactctggattatgattggctaataaacaatagggtttggtcacaaccaatcaaattgtttgttttcaaatcaagcgtgCACCCTGGATGGTGTAATTTTTTCCTGATTGCATGATACGCGTGCATTTCTTCTGCTTCACCATCTGGaattttttcgtgtatattattaacaagtaatcacatgatttttcttgtgcaatttggaacaaataagcactaagtaaattttttcaaatacTACAAATCGCACTCACCTtggttgtctttgaaaaatttgctcttgcttatttattccaaataaattccaaaattcCAAATTGTattcgaaatcatgtgattacctatatcAAACACATTCACCTTACTAAGCAGACCAGTGAAGCAGATTTTGAGGTGAGCTGTgttattttttaagaaagagAGATAgttgtaattattattctaaCATAGCTTAATACTCTGTACATAGACATACCAGAAGAGTATGGTTGCTGAGCCGGGGATGAAATTGCATTTGTCTCATCATCATTGCTAGCGGATCTTGATATCctttggttttctttctgttgGAGTTTTTGTTCCAGCTGCTCCTGCCAGGTTCTTTCAATATCAAACTCTGTCAACACATACTCATCAACAAACTTGCCAATTTGAATTTGAAGGCTTTTCCACTGCACTGCTGAATTTCTCTCCTTGGTAATAGAACTCGCCCATGATGGAGAGGTAGCAGTGTCTGTTGTCCCTGCCCATGCCATGAATGCTGCACAGATGTAAGCCTTTGTTGCTGACAACATCAGCGACTCACAACTTGAGTAGTTATCTTGAACCCTTGGTGGCACATTAACCAGTCCGAAATTTTGCCGTAAGTGATACAAAGTGCCAGTGTCTTTTCTACCACTTGCAGGAGTTGGCTTGTAAAGTTTCTCCCAGATATACTATAAATAGAATAAGCAATgttaagtaataaattattattgtctaCTAATTGATAAAATGGGCACTCTGACTAACATCTGCTGTTAGTTGaaaggaaattcaagttgattTCAACTTATACTGGTGTTGAAtttctttagtttagtttagacATTATAATAACCATTCAATCGTGTACATGGACAACCTTGGACCTTGCACAGCTGGAAGACTGCCAGCTTTCCAAgtgggaggttgtgagttcaaacCTTTCCCATGCTAATGCTCAGATTCGatataactgaggagaaactgCTGCCTTCGTTATACTACCAAATTATTGAAAACTTGAAAGAGTACCTGCATGCAATCAAAGCAGTTGAATTGAAGACAAATATAaaggacatttaaaaaaaaaaacatgtcaaTGGCTGTCTCTTGGACCCATCCTGCTATTTTCATTTTTGATTGGGACTTAAATTACTTGGTCACTAACTAAAGCCAAACAAAAGATGATAGTTGAAATAAAGAATAATCAGATTATTGAAACTAACCCCTAGAAAGGATTGTTTTGCATGCCAAAGTGCAGGCGTCTCAACAATACTTTCAAATCTATCTGCTGCACTGTCACACCCAAGTCTAGTCTTTTTGGCCCCAGAAATTCGTtctcggccaaggaggtctcctCCCATTGGCACTTTAACATTCTTGAGTACTTCATCTGCAGTAGCTGGCATGTCTTGGTTCTGTAAAAAACAATAGGGCGTTTTCATGCATGGAAGAGAATTGCTacaaaactgtttattacatTGGGCTAGAGATAAGTGAAATTGTTATGCTCGATCTTTCAATATTCagtgattttattaattttataataGCTTGATCAGGGAATCAAACTCTTTATGTCAATAACTAAaggcaaaaaaaggaaacaaagattTGCCTATAAGTTAGAAATTTGAGAACTGTTTTAAAAATTTCTCTGTTTTTATCATGTGTGGACTCATAACCTCCTTTTACTGTACCTGcattaaatttaaatatatgTAATATATTATGTCAATTAAAACAGGAACAATCACTGATACCCTTGTCTGtcatttaatattttattgaattttaatGATATGATCTAGGATTGAAGCCCTTGTGGTGACATTTGATGGTTTTCTCTAACATTAAGTTCTAATTTTCTGCTTTGAATTTATTCTACCTGTAAgttaataaatattcattaccTGTGGCTTGTAGATATCAACCAGTAGCTTTTGAACATGTTCAAGGTATTGGCAAACATCTGAATGCTTGGATTGATTGTAAGGTACTACTGGCAGTCCAATAATGACAGACTTTTTCTTCATGAATTCAGAGTACCTGAAAATATTAAACACAACATACAAAAGCTCTGTTAATTTAAGATAAATATCATTGTAtcttaaataaataacaaatagaCCACACTTTTCCTTGGCAAGAACTCTTGTATTCCACTGGAGCAAGTTAATAAGTATAGTCTACCAAGATTCTTGATAAGCCTGCAAAGCATGTGTCTACCATTTCCTTTTTATGCAGGAACACAAGGAAATCAAAGATGTCTTTGGCCATGAAGGCAGGCTGGTGTAGGGTTGTAAAACCTTGGGCttgtttggctttttttttttcactaaataTAACATTACTCCTACCTGTGTTGGATATGCTTTGGTATCGCAGACTTGTGAGGCTCCATGAATTCAAAGAATTCAGCAAGAATACGGGCCACTAAGACAATGAAATCACTTCGCAACTTCTCAAGTTCACTTTGACAAAGTAGGTACTCAATATTCTCAAATCGTGTGCTATCTGATATAGGTTTGGAATCATTGAGGTGGTCAGAGGGTACTCTGTCAAAGGTTACATAATGAGCAATCCAATGCATATCTGACTGGCGGTGATTCTGCAGTATGATATTAACCAATATTTTGAAGTCCAGATTATCAAAGAATAACCTGGGCACACATCCAGCTGACACATGCCTTCTTATGGTGACTGTtaatttaagaaataaagaacaaagtgttttaaacttcttttaaaCAACTTATGAAATTTTATACCTAccagtacatacatgtatagatATAGAATGATTGAAATTATTCAAAAGCAGAAAAAACGTTTCGTAACTTTCCTTTAAGAATGATCCTTGCCACTTGAAAGAATCTTTCTTTTATAACACACAACACATTTTAATTACACattatttaaattttgaatgTATGGTATTGTTTCAGAGTTCCCAAAGTAAAACATGTATtgatgtttacttttttcaaattcaagACTGACCTACTAAGTATTCTAATGTGTGGGAGGAGGTTGATTTTGCATAGAAATGGAGAACGAGTAACTTGTAAATTAAAGAGGattaattatcataataatggtagtaataataataataataataagaagaagaagaagaataataataataataataattattattattattattattattgttattcttcttattattattactaccaTTAAATAGTGTTATCCTTCTGCCAATTTGACACTGAGTTTATAGCAAAaagcattttatcattttataaaatttattcataattttttcctttatttatcAGTTAATAATAACAAGAGTTGGTATATTTTTTGctgaagatttaaaaaaaagacagcatgtaagtatatttttaattataataaGCTACACTAAAGGCGATCATTTATTTTTGTATTGTAGAGTTTATGGTTAATAAAGTATTAttttcattcttcttcttcttcttcttcttcttcttattattattattattattattattattttgaatgTGTTTAATATGTTCATCTACCTGTTAAGTCAGACCCAATGTCATCCATGATGCTCCTGTAGGTTTCCCTAGTCATTGTAACACCTGCTCTGTTAAGCCtcttcattgtctgcaagagtattaattaaaaatacaaattaccAGATCTGCATTTGTCTTTAGCAACATTCACTGTGGATAAAATTTAaccaattaaaaaataaaatatagttCTCCTAGGTCCAGGTATGGCTGCAATGATGCACATGAAAGCAGAGGTGATAATGTTCTTGTGATACATTAAATACCCTTTCAGTAGCATGTCCAGTACTGAGCAATATACTGTTCATCTTCTGTATCAAGCTCAGTTCTTTCCACCGGGTAAACATTAGTATACCATATGCGGTACAAAGTGGGGCAATCTGCTTTTCACTGTCTTCATGAGCTTTCATGTTTGGAATGCCTACAGCAACTAGGACATCCAGTACATCAGGGACATGTTCCTTCATTTCTGTGATAACCTTTTCCCAGGAGAAATTCTTCAAGTCCTAAATTAAAGAAATCAATTTGAAATAGattaacagtttttttttcctagagCATAAAATACAGTGTTATATAGctggaaatttcttctcaacaGTGTGTggtctcattggttacttcggggtcacatgacatctaacaatgaaGCTGTTTCTCACCAAAATCTCAAGAGCAGGCTACATTGCAAAAAATCTATGACATCAGAGGGTAACAATGCAATATTACCTGTGAATGTTGAGCGATGACTGCGGTTAGAGTGAGGTTTAAGGAACTTCcagcttcaaaatttcaatctATATAACAAATGGTAAATTTTGTTTCCCTGTAATCTCAATGTTGGCTTTGCCTctggaaacattgaaattcttggtaaacaaaattaactgtttccctcatgaccagtcattaagtgcttattattatacatttatGGTATGTTATTTCCCTTGATTATAAAAATGTGTcatgtttatttacttttattcagggttccaaaaaattattttgatcaaattccaattttgagtgaattttacatttttatatGTTAATTACAATACCTGAATGCATTTTACTTTCCACGCTATCTC contains these protein-coding regions:
- the LOC137967689 gene encoding uncharacterized protein, with protein sequence MNYLDSGERPTQTKSIVLVVSPLNALIRDQVTKLKQSGLKACILKGDRVEGEEDERKEEQEGLAFSAIENLKEFQLIFSHPEALVGNKNVIKLLKTAGFKNRIKAIVVDEAHLVVDWNDFRPSYGKLATIGSILPQVPLLGLTATATKKTRTDIIESLGMVNPVEILGNPDRPNICFSSSSRPDRGEDKLNEILVPLVESLKKERTKFPFTVVFGTLETISSCYSFFSQAMGKEQYEPIGAPSKAENRLFTQFHAQYPVQEKERIIDSLTLGKSKLRVVFATVAFGVGLDLKDIRQIIHIGLPCTMEEYFQEAGRAGRDGLPSKAHIYYNSYDTSKARKHLSSVMRDYVQSKKCKREIIMGYFGFSPLPLDTAHACCDYHEKLCSCDDCVLSGVASLMAPALTDQAPPLSNDEVYPYPKLNMEQIAKLNEELVKFRLSLPGHGRTTIGSTSLSSGVTIKLIREVAENAHTFSSAEDIEKRLPFFSQSHAISVWNIVKQFLQKVACVAGRRKERRCVRREGGGTACKDAIVFSVFFVHQMNVKILIGQIL
- the LOC137967696 gene encoding uncharacterized protein, whose protein sequence is MADRFELLLKETMRSLEENGIKFMLKAEQKTAIRHLFEKKDLLAVLPTGYGKSLIFQLLVLLAKRAGNYASLLVITPLVSIINDQVMEVEAMNLTACNLAQKLGNLEDIEGGNFNVVYASAESVTDKRFLQSLKKNTTFSSSLVACVVDESHTVETWTGLRRISSGELVLTLFRLGGLLRAAGDKTSSNFLFAPSEFSLFSSLFSAKPVVMNGKSSHKFLIFR
- the LOC137997695 gene encoding uncharacterized protein; translation: MKEHVPDVLDVLVAVGIPNMKAHEDSEKQIAPLCTAYGILMFTRWKELSLIQKMNSILLSTGHATERTMKRLNRAGVTMTRETYRSIMDDIGSDLTVTIRRHVSAGCVPRLFFDNLDFKILVNIILQNHRQSDMHWIAHYVTFDRVPSDHLNDSKPISDSTRFENIEYLLCQSELEKLRSDFIVLVARILAEFFEFMEPHKSAIPKHIQHRYSEFMKKKSVIIGLPVVPYNQSKHSDVCQYLEHVQKLLVDIYKPQNQDMPATADEVLKNVKVPMGGDLLGRERISGAKKTRLGCDSAADRFESIVETPALWHAKQSFLGYIWEKLYKPTPASGRKDTGTLYHLRQNFGLVNVPPRVQDNYSSCESLMLSATKAYICAAFMAWAGTTDTATSPSWASSITKERNSAVQWKSLQIQIGKFVDEYVLTEFDIERTWQEQLEQKLQQKENQRISRSASNDDETNAISSPAQQPYSSGSVVILLQKSEDYKVLAVGKVIEVDAHISVPEKHVPVFVASIEECAYGKLAPGNVVFWPTDLLAVYKSPTMETAETSQTSNSNLNSNISDIPPGSEEDCYLNYGLQVIQLGMMLMQLNDTEAEGDGDRSLINWKMLLLYFRSRPRGKKYAFEAMRFITCVKGLYTEKIAHRVLHGQFVNPKGGEGSNYANDLKMEHLVGDNKVSLRGLCGNKTLKAVQRCSAAAYGLKECCTQYDDECGIHPESTKHTHACTTEDVKAMLAILQQAKPFHYQRGRTLHSFPTVTKSPLDQLDVALLNTWLTNHKRKLFSGIHDCNEEDNAEENELSDGDENTPEEDD